ATGGTGTCGTAGTCGGCATAGGGCGACTGCGTGATGGGCGCCGGCTCGCGCTGCATGAACTTATCGATCAGCGCCGGCTCGAAGGATGAGCCGTAATAGGCGATCCAGCGCAGATAAGGACCGCGCAACGAATCGTTCAGCGCCGGGGTCAGCCCCGCCTGCGGAAACAGATCGGCGAGATGGATGGTGATCGCGACCTGCTCGGTTACCAGGGCGTCGCCGTGGCGAATCGCCGGCACCTTGCCGAGCGGATTGATGGCGAGATAGGCGGGTTGACGCTGCTCGCCGGCCTTCATGTTGAGGACATGGAGATCGTAGGGCGCCCCCAGCTCCTCCAGCAGCACCCGCGTGCCGGTGGCGCGGCTTTGCGGCGAGTAGTACAGCGTGATGCGGCTCGGATCGGTCATGGCAGGTCCGGTCATAACAGGTCTCCTGGGGTGTCGTCTGACGACGCGTCTTGTAGAGACCCATACCTGACATCCTGTGTCAGGTATGGTTAAAGCAATCATGCGCGCGAGCCGGATGCTGTCGATCCTCACCACCCTCCAGGCCAGGGGGCAGGTTACCGCGCCCGAGCTCGCGGAGGCCTGCGAGGTCTCCGTGCGCACGATCTATCGCGACATCGACGCGCTGGCGGCGTCCGGCGTTCCCGTTTACGCCGATCGCGGCGCGGAGGGCGGCTATCGCCTGCTCGACGGCTATCGCGTGCGGCTGAACGGCCTGTCGCAGAGCGAGGCGGGCGCACTGTTCCTGGCGGGATTGCCGGGGCCGGCCGCGGCGCTCGGGCTCGATGCTGCGATGATCGCCGCGCAGAACAAGCTGATGGCCGCGCTGCCGGCTAATCTGCGCGAGGACGCCGGACGGATGCAGGAGCGTTTTCACCTAGACGCGCCGGGCTGGTTTGGCGAGACCGAAGACCCAAAGCACCTGCGCACGATCGCCGGGGCGGCCTTGCGCGGGTCGCTAATCAAGATTCGCTACCAGAGCTGGCGCTCAGAGAAGCAGCGCCGCGTTGCGCCGCTCGGCCTCGTGCTGAAGGGCGGCAGCTGGTATCTCGCAGGGCAGGTCGACGGCAACGTCCGCACCTATCGCGTCGCGCGCGTGCTCGACTGCACGGCGCTCGACGATCGCTTCGAGCGCCCCGCCGATTTCGATCTCGCCGCATATTGGCAGGCTTCGACGCTTCGTCTCGAGGCCGAGATGCATCCCAATGTCGCTGTCGTGCGGCTGTCGCCGTTCGGCGTCAAGCTGCTCGATGCCTTGAGCCAGCCCTATGTCAAGGCGCGCACGCAGCTCGAAGAGAGCGCTGATGCCGACGGCTGGCGCATTGCGCGCGTGCCCGTCGGCAAGACATCCTGGCACGCCGCAGCCGAATTGTTGCGGCTGGGTCCCGAGGCGGAGGTGCTGGAGCCCGCCGATCTCCGCGACAAGATGACGGAGCTGACGCAGGCCATGGCCGCGCGCTACCGCGCGGCGCATAAAACCTGACCGCGGCGTGCATCGCCGCAGCCGACGAAACAATCCTGAAACACGATTCTCGGCCAACGGCGTGAACGCATTCGCGTCTCGGCCCGACCGAGATGCAGGGACACAGCAATGGCCCTAGCGCCAAATGGAGAATGAAGATGTTTCGTAAGCTTGCACTTGGTCTGATCGCCGCCGGCTCGCTCGCTGTCGCCGCTCTCGCCCCCACCGCCGCTTCGGCCGGCGGCTTCCATCATCACCACGGTCATCACCACTGGGGTCCCGGCTGGGGCTTTGGCGGTATCTACCTCAACACCGGCGTCAGCAACTGCTACCAGGAACGCCTCGTCCGCACCCGTCACGGCATGCGCGTCCGCGTCGTGAATGTCTGCGCCTACGGGATCTACTGATATCGCCTTCACGACAAAGCTCCGGTCGCACTGCGACCGGGGCTTTGCATTTGACTAGCCGCCCTGCCGCTGCCGGCGAAACCAGGCCCACGTCTCGCGCGTCGTTCTGATGTAGCCGCGGCCGCGATGCACGATCTCGCCGTCGACGATCTCGTTCAGCCTGGGCAGCGCATGGAAGGGGATCGAGGGATAAGCATGGTGCTCGACGTGGTAGGGCATGTTCCACGCGAACCATTTGACGACCGCGCCGGTGTAGGTGGTGCGGGTGTTCTGGAAGGCGCTGCGGGTGCGGTCGCAGCCAGTATGCTCGGCATAGAGATAGGGCCGCAGGAAGAACTGCCCGATGACGAGCGGCACGATCCAGACCCAAAGCAGCAACGCTGACGAGAACCACAGCGAGAGCGCGAGCATCAGGACATAGAGCGCGACATAGGCGCGCGCCTCGATGACGATGGTGGCGCGCTTGCCCTCGGGAATCCAGGGGACAGTGACCTTGCCCGTGACGGCATGGCCGAGCATCAGCCGCAGACGGCCGGCGACCTGGAGCAGGCCGCTATAGGCAATCGCGAGCTGCGTGTCGGATTTGGGCTTCACGCCGACGACCAACTCGGGGTCCTTGTCCGGATCCTGGGTGTAACGGTGATGATCCCAGTGGAACAGGCAGTAATATTCGTAGGGCAATCCGACGATGAAGCCTGAGAGATAGCCGACCGCGAGGTTGAGACCGCGGCTTTTGAACGCGGTCTTATGCGCCGTCTCGTGCACCGCCATGAACAGGAAGGCGACGAAATAGCCCTGCACCGCCATCAACGGCAGCGCCCAGAGGACGCCGTATGTCGCACTGACCTTCCATATCAGCGTGCCGACCAGCGCGATCACGCCATAATGGCAGAGGCTACGCGCCGCGCCCTGGACATTGGAGCGCATCGACAATTCGCGCAGCATCGCCGGCGTCAGCGGCTTCAGGCGGTGGCCGGACTCTGAAACGGTCGCGTCAGTCATGGTCGGATGCCTCTGTCACTTGCCGAGAAGGGCTGCGATCTCGGCCTTGATGAAGGCCTGGTCGCGCAGATTGCCAACGGGGTTGCCGGCGCGATGG
The nucleotide sequence above comes from Bradyrhizobium sp. NDS-1. Encoded proteins:
- a CDS encoding glutathione S-transferase family protein, whose product is MTDPSRITLYYSPQSRATGTRVLLEELGAPYDLHVLNMKAGEQRQPAYLAINPLGKVPAIRHGDALVTEQVAITIHLADLFPQAGLTPALNDSLRGPYLRWIAYYGSSFEPALIDKFMQREPAPITQSPYADYDTMLGALEAQLSKGPYLLGERMTAADVLWGVAFSWTMMFGIVPKKDVFVRYAERMTARPAFQRINAADDEMAAEHAKAVGG
- a CDS encoding helix-turn-helix transcriptional regulator, whose protein sequence is MRASRMLSILTTLQARGQVTAPELAEACEVSVRTIYRDIDALAASGVPVYADRGAEGGYRLLDGYRVRLNGLSQSEAGALFLAGLPGPAAALGLDAAMIAAQNKLMAALPANLREDAGRMQERFHLDAPGWFGETEDPKHLRTIAGAALRGSLIKIRYQSWRSEKQRRVAPLGLVLKGGSWYLAGQVDGNVRTYRVARVLDCTALDDRFERPADFDLAAYWQASTLRLEAEMHPNVAVVRLSPFGVKLLDALSQPYVKARTQLEESADADGWRIARVPVGKTSWHAAAELLRLGPEAEVLEPADLRDKMTELTQAMAARYRAAHKT
- a CDS encoding fatty acid desaturase, giving the protein MTDATVSESGHRLKPLTPAMLRELSMRSNVQGAARSLCHYGVIALVGTLIWKVSATYGVLWALPLMAVQGYFVAFLFMAVHETAHKTAFKSRGLNLAVGYLSGFIVGLPYEYYCLFHWDHHRYTQDPDKDPELVVGVKPKSDTQLAIAYSGLLQVAGRLRLMLGHAVTGKVTVPWIPEGKRATIVIEARAYVALYVLMLALSLWFSSALLLWVWIVPLVIGQFFLRPYLYAEHTGCDRTRSAFQNTRTTYTGAVVKWFAWNMPYHVEHHAYPSIPFHALPRLNEIVDGEIVHRGRGYIRTTRETWAWFRRQRQGG